A genome region from Panicum virgatum strain AP13 chromosome 4K, P.virgatum_v5, whole genome shotgun sequence includes the following:
- the LOC120703232 gene encoding uncharacterized protein LOC120703232 yields MARPASPSRAKPGRHLTSAPTFFLVSAREPAGDRRMGATLLQAVAALVGRLQRAARRMAAGKGSPPRAAVAPKKTFSPLAPAGRAAREAEAGVWRKEILMGERCQPLDFSGVIYYDAEGRRLAQPPPPRSPMRSPLPASPRVAAANANARAYY; encoded by the coding sequence ATGGCGCGCCCCGCCTCACCCTCACGAGCCAAGCCGGGCCGCCACCTCACCTCAGCTCCTACCTTCTTCCTCGTCAGCGCGCGGGAGCCGGCCGGGGATAGGAGGATGGGCGCGACGCTGCtgcaggcggtggcggcgctggtgggccggctgcagcgggcggcgcggaggatgGCGGCCGGCAAGGGgtcgccgccccgcgccgccgtggcgccgaaGAAGACGTTCTCGCCGCTGGCGCCGGCCGGGAGGGCGGCCAGGGAGGCCGAGGCCGGGGTGTGGAGGAAGGAGATCCTCATGGGGGAGCGCTGCCAGCCGCTCGACTTCTCCGGGGTCATCTACTACGATGCCGagggccgccgcctcgcgcaaccgccgccgccgcggtcgcccATGCGCAGCCCGCTCCCGGCCTCGCCCAgggtcgccgccgccaacgccaaCGCCCGCGCCTACTACTAG
- the LOC120701924 gene encoding extensin-like, with translation MVRPYRIRQLLLPPPPSGVPAWGGLRARGGGGGGVPPPRPLSYSRAPPRRHLPWARRGAPLSCSLALPRKHLPCSRALPRRRCSCSLGRSGPQPRLPQLRPPPRAPLLLPGAPPSSIRPSYGPRYSCCRPRAPIQPPCRPRCRCCRIPTPPAGPPSPRASSPPPTPRLMPHGPGSGCRPRMRRSLPSPSAGRRPTPHSPRPSSPPSPRLRRPKSGSARLLSPGSTSAPRPTPPLSGSPRRSTSSACPPASTPFPSPALLPPAKPRPLVLEPGTTRPTPWSSSSTSRPPASRTSGP, from the coding sequence ATGGTGCGCCCCTACCGGATccggcagctgctgctgccgccgccgccgtcagggGTGCCGGCGTGGGGGGGTCTGCGGGcgcggggcggggggggggggggagtgccGCCGCCCAGGCCCCTCTCCTacagccgagcgccgccgcgcaggcacCTCCCCTGGGCGCGGAGGGGAGCGCCCCTCTCCTGCAGCCTAGCGCTGCCGCGCAAGCACCTCCCATGCAGCAGGGCACTGCCTCGCAGGcgctgcagctgcagcctgGGACGCAGCGGCCCACAGCCGAGGCTGCCGCAGCTacggccgccgcccagagcgcCCTTGCTGctgcccggcgcgccgccgtcgtcgatcCGGCCGTCCTACGGGCCGCGGTACAGCTGCTGCAGGCCACGGGCGCCGATCCAGCCGCCCTGCAGgccgcgctgccgctgctgtAGGATCCCAACGCCGCCCGCCGGGCCGCCATCGCCGAGGgcaagcagcccgccgccgacgccgcgcctgATGCCGCATGGACCGGGCTCGGGATGTCGCCCGAGGATGCGCCGCTCTCTGCCGTCACCTTCCGCGGGCCGCAGGCCGACGCCgcactcgccgcggccctcctcgccgccaagtccgaggcttcggcggcccaagAGCGGCTCCGCGCGGCTGCTCTCGCCTGGGAGCacgagcgcgccgcggccgacgcctccgctctccgggtcgccgaggcggagcacctCTTCCGCGTGTCCTCCGGCCAGCACGCCGTTCCCGAGCCCGGCGCTTCTTCCTCCCGCCAAGCCCCGCCCGCTGGTtctggagcccggtacgacccgaccgaccccatggtcgtcCAGCTCTACCTctaggccgccggcgtccagaacatcagggccctag